A portion of the Natronococcus sp. AD-5 genome contains these proteins:
- a CDS encoding cytochrome c oxidase subunit 3: MDTGSGSDSSRTGGSDADAGYGPHNPPPESHGDHDEHEHESKWPLIAALGAGGLYSGIAIALLGAAAGVVPPVVGVAIAVFGAIGLLAGVAGWIDQAFLGAARERHGKSRESYVSTTMLFLTTDVSTFGALFVYYFFLRVGGWPPEELPPLVTSLVLINTLILLTSSVTFHYAHEALHDGNRRRFLGLLGTTLVLGIVFLGGQAYEYYEFVVHEGFALTTGIFGSAFFGLTGLHGLHVTLGVGGIAVVLWRGLRRDYGPDHDASVTTVSLYWHFVDFVWVFLVLVLYVGAAL, encoded by the coding sequence ATGGACACTGGGTCCGGCTCCGATTCGTCCCGGACGGGCGGGTCGGACGCCGACGCCGGATACGGACCGCACAATCCGCCACCGGAGTCACACGGCGATCACGACGAGCACGAACACGAGAGCAAGTGGCCGCTGATCGCCGCGCTCGGGGCTGGCGGGCTCTACAGCGGAATCGCGATCGCGCTGCTCGGCGCCGCGGCTGGCGTCGTCCCGCCGGTCGTCGGCGTCGCCATCGCCGTCTTCGGAGCGATCGGGTTGCTCGCCGGCGTCGCCGGCTGGATCGACCAGGCGTTTCTCGGCGCGGCTCGAGAGCGCCACGGAAAGTCCCGCGAATCCTACGTCTCGACGACGATGCTCTTTCTCACGACGGACGTCTCGACGTTCGGCGCGCTGTTCGTCTACTATTTCTTCCTCCGGGTCGGGGGCTGGCCACCAGAGGAGCTGCCGCCGCTTGTGACCTCGCTGGTCCTGATCAACACGCTGATCCTGCTCACCAGCAGCGTCACGTTCCACTACGCACACGAAGCGCTGCACGACGGCAACCGGCGGCGATTTCTCGGGCTGCTCGGGACGACGCTCGTCCTCGGGATCGTCTTCCTCGGCGGCCAGGCCTACGAGTACTACGAGTTCGTCGTCCACGAGGGGTTCGCGCTCACGACGGGCATCTTCGGTAGCGCCTTCTTCGGGCTGACCGGACTGCACGGCCTGCACGTCACGCTGGGCGTCGGCGGCATCGCCGTGGTCCTGTGGCGCGGACTCCGGAGGGACTACGGTCCCGACCACGACGCCTCCGTCACGACCGTCTCGCTGTACTGGCACTTCGTCGACTTCGTCTGGGTCTTCCTCGTACTCGTCCTCTACGTCGGCGCCGCGCTGTGA
- a CDS encoding manganese catalase family protein: protein MFFHEPELQYEVTVENPDPHFAKLLQQAIGGQEGEMRVALQYMFQAWALPEEHEAYRDLLMETAVEELGHIEMLATAVTKNLRGSPKQMDEEVQETAATAATMTGQNPRQFLSSGLSAMPVDSNGVPFTGGYVAASGNLAGDLYANVMAEATGRTLATRLWEYTDDPGMKDMLSYLIARDAMHQNQWLEALDALDDPVPVPASFPQEEENQDVNYAFISTRRDPQPDPNAPWTQGPSPDGKGKFSYLAEQPGDGDGIPPKPDPSTYSEPEE, encoded by the coding sequence ATGTTCTTTCACGAACCAGAGCTTCAGTACGAGGTGACAGTCGAAAACCCGGACCCGCACTTCGCGAAACTCCTCCAGCAGGCGATCGGCGGACAGGAAGGGGAGATGCGCGTCGCCCTCCAGTACATGTTCCAGGCCTGGGCGCTCCCCGAGGAGCACGAAGCTTACCGGGACCTGCTGATGGAGACCGCAGTCGAGGAACTCGGTCACATCGAGATGCTCGCGACGGCCGTCACGAAGAACCTGCGCGGCTCGCCAAAGCAGATGGACGAGGAGGTTCAGGAGACCGCAGCCACCGCCGCGACGATGACCGGCCAGAACCCCCGACAGTTCCTCTCGTCGGGACTCTCGGCGATGCCAGTCGACAGCAACGGCGTTCCCTTCACCGGCGGCTACGTCGCCGCGTCGGGCAACCTCGCGGGCGACCTCTACGCCAACGTCATGGCCGAAGCGACCGGTCGCACCCTCGCGACTCGCCTCTGGGAGTACACCGACGATCCCGGAATGAAGGACATGCTCTCCTATCTCATCGCGCGCGACGCGATGCACCAGAACCAGTGGCTCGAGGCGCTCGACGCGCTCGACGATCCGGTCCCGGTACCCGCGAGCTTTCCCCAGGAGGAAGAGAACCAGGATGTCAACTACGCGTTCATATCGACGCGACGCGATCCGCAACCGGATCCGAACGCGCCGTGGACGCAGGGACCCTCGCCGGACGGCAAGGGCAAGTTCTCGTACCTCGCCGAGCAGCCGGGCGACGGTGACGGCATCCCGCCGAAACCGGATCCGAGCACGTACAGCGAACCCGAAGAATAG
- a CDS encoding universal stress protein, translated as MTLSFDGTVIVPVADPDDGERTAAALEPYLGPSSTVIAINVIEKAGGGPDKASVEQREEHADDIFRRVRETLDDAPGALETRTVYGTDVVERIFETAREERADAVVFSAREGNRLAEFLTGDVARRLVKEATVPVVALPRASS; from the coding sequence ATGACGCTCTCGTTCGACGGGACGGTGATCGTTCCCGTCGCCGATCCGGACGACGGCGAGCGAACCGCCGCGGCGCTCGAACCCTACCTCGGGCCGAGCAGTACGGTGATCGCCATCAACGTCATCGAGAAGGCGGGCGGCGGCCCCGACAAGGCGTCGGTGGAACAGCGCGAGGAGCACGCGGACGACATCTTCCGGCGCGTTCGGGAGACGCTCGACGACGCCCCCGGCGCGCTCGAGACGAGGACCGTCTACGGAACCGACGTCGTCGAACGAATCTTCGAGACTGCGCGGGAGGAACGCGCCGACGCCGTGGTCTTCAGCGCTCGCGAAGGGAACCGACTCGCAGAGTTTCTTACCGGCGACGTGGCGAGACGGCTGGTCAAAGAGGCGACCGTGCCCGTCGTCGCCCTGCCGCGGGCCTCGTCCTGA
- a CDS encoding D-2-hydroxyacid dehydrogenase, which produces MTAADETTSRGGAGESDLLVLRKGTHGVPVERYVAALRDRLPDRTVELARTPAAEREAIEDARFVTGMVLDEELLEAAANLEVFACAYAGTGHLPLERLEERGVAVTNASGVHGPNIGEHVLGSILHFTRRFHVAERRQRRREWRHYQAHELQGSTVTIVGLGAIGRAVCDRLEPFGVETIGVRYSPEKGGPTDEVIGFGDDPFHEALARTDYLVLACPLTDVTRGLVDREALTTLDPTAVIVNVARGPVIDTDALVDALRSNWIRGASLDVTDPEPLPEEHPLWNLGNVQITPHNAGHTPKYYDRLADIVAENVRRYDEAGSDAGLENRVRL; this is translated from the coding sequence ATGACCGCTGCCGACGAGACGACGTCACGTGGTGGAGCCGGCGAGTCGGACCTGCTCGTCCTTCGAAAGGGAACCCACGGGGTTCCGGTCGAACGGTACGTTGCGGCGCTCCGAGACCGACTTCCGGATCGAACCGTCGAACTCGCTCGCACCCCCGCGGCCGAGCGCGAGGCGATCGAGGACGCCCGCTTCGTCACCGGAATGGTCCTCGACGAGGAGTTACTCGAGGCCGCCGCGAACCTGGAGGTGTTCGCCTGCGCCTACGCCGGCACCGGCCACCTGCCGCTCGAGCGACTCGAGGAGCGCGGCGTCGCGGTGACGAACGCCTCGGGCGTCCACGGACCGAACATCGGCGAACACGTCCTCGGTTCGATTCTCCACTTCACGCGCCGGTTCCACGTCGCCGAGCGCAGACAGCGCCGCCGGGAGTGGCGCCACTACCAGGCTCACGAACTCCAGGGCTCGACCGTCACGATCGTCGGTCTCGGCGCGATCGGCCGGGCGGTCTGTGACCGACTCGAGCCGTTCGGCGTCGAGACGATCGGCGTCCGCTACTCGCCCGAGAAGGGCGGCCCGACGGACGAGGTCATCGGTTTCGGCGACGACCCGTTCCACGAGGCGCTCGCCCGGACGGACTACCTCGTCCTCGCGTGCCCGCTCACGGACGTCACGCGCGGGCTGGTCGACCGCGAAGCCCTGACCACGCTCGATCCTACCGCCGTGATCGTCAACGTCGCCCGCGGACCGGTGATCGACACTGACGCGCTCGTCGACGCGTTACGGTCGAACTGGATCCGCGGCGCTTCCCTCGACGTCACCGACCCCGAACCGCTCCCCGAAGAGCACCCGCTGTGGAACCTCGGTAACGTCCAGATCACGCCGCACAACGCCGGTCACACGCCGAAGTACTACGATCGGCTGGCCGACATCGTCGCCGAGAACGTCCGCCGGTACGACGAGGCGGGGTCGGACGCCGGCCTCGAGAATCGAGTCCGTCTCTAA
- a CDS encoding NAD(P)/FAD-dependent oxidoreductase: MERVDVAIVGGGPAGACAAERAAAHGAETVLFEQGVPREDREGPGPDSTDAAGMLDYWIDIMDFDYREIPDDVILQELEGTDFVGPSSRVELETTGMEAEYPKFGYTFHRARMDDWLHERAADAGADLRVGTGVKSLETDLRASSPQGPTHALTLSNGERVEAQYVVLADGPQRRVTLEALDQFTAPGRSVSEYLSPPEANHIAYQEYRDFPEELFEADRLKFWWGYMPGETAYPWVFPNDGTVARVGLTMPIGMDLEDVSNPGSYKLLEPTDEQIPSGSEYIRRLLEREYGDEYDIEADIPIVEDRGKSKGTETYPISSTRPIDSPVGANIAVAGGAMGTTSAFHEGGYHVAVRTGKIAGRLAATDSLGSYNDVWKRAIGDEILRNVAFADIVAEYEPDDWNRAFDIVNGMQGAEKNGAILEKSYSAGIGATKLLAAYKKRKFSYRDGRYVQLAEDEYFY; the protein is encoded by the coding sequence ATGGAACGCGTTGACGTCGCGATCGTCGGCGGCGGGCCCGCGGGTGCCTGCGCCGCGGAGCGGGCCGCCGCCCACGGCGCCGAGACGGTCCTGTTCGAACAAGGTGTGCCGCGGGAGGACCGGGAGGGGCCCGGTCCCGACTCGACCGACGCCGCCGGCATGCTCGACTACTGGATCGACATCATGGACTTCGACTACCGGGAGATTCCCGACGACGTCATCCTACAGGAACTCGAGGGAACCGACTTCGTCGGTCCCTCGAGTCGGGTCGAACTGGAGACCACCGGGATGGAGGCCGAGTATCCGAAGTTCGGCTACACGTTCCACCGCGCCCGCATGGACGACTGGCTCCACGAGCGGGCGGCCGACGCGGGCGCCGACCTCCGGGTCGGGACGGGCGTCAAGAGCCTCGAGACCGACCTCCGAGCCTCGAGTCCGCAGGGGCCGACCCACGCGCTGACGCTCTCGAACGGCGAGCGGGTCGAGGCCCAGTACGTCGTCCTCGCGGACGGCCCCCAGCGCCGGGTCACGCTCGAGGCGCTCGATCAGTTCACCGCGCCCGGACGGAGCGTCTCGGAGTACCTCTCGCCGCCCGAGGCGAACCACATCGCCTACCAGGAGTACCGGGACTTCCCGGAGGAGCTGTTCGAGGCGGACCGCCTCAAGTTCTGGTGGGGGTACATGCCCGGCGAGACCGCCTACCCGTGGGTGTTCCCCAACGACGGGACGGTCGCCCGCGTCGGCCTGACGATGCCCATCGGGATGGATCTCGAAGACGTCTCGAACCCGGGTTCCTACAAGCTCCTGGAGCCGACCGACGAACAGATCCCGTCGGGATCGGAGTACATCAGGCGCCTGCTCGAGCGGGAGTACGGCGACGAGTACGATATCGAGGCGGACATCCCGATCGTCGAAGACCGCGGGAAGTCGAAGGGAACCGAGACGTACCCGATCTCCTCGACGCGACCGATCGACTCGCCCGTCGGCGCGAACATCGCCGTCGCCGGCGGCGCGATGGGGACGACTTCGGCGTTCCACGAAGGGGGATACCACGTCGCGGTTCGCACGGGCAAGATCGCCGGTCGACTCGCCGCGACCGACTCGCTCGGGAGCTACAACGACGTCTGGAAGCGGGCGATCGGCGACGAGATCCTTCGCAACGTCGCCTTCGCCGACATCGTCGCGGAGTACGAGCCCGACGATTGGAACCGTGCGTTCGACATCGTCAACGGGATGCAGGGTGCCGAGAAGAACGGTGCGATCTTGGAGAAGAGCTACTCCGCCGGCATCGGCGCGACGAAACTGCTCGCAGCCTACAAGAAGCGCAAGTTCTCGTACCGCGACGGTCGATACGTGCAACTCGCCGAGGACGAGTACTTCTACTGA